One window from the genome of Bacillus rossius redtenbacheri isolate Brsri chromosome 10, Brsri_v3, whole genome shotgun sequence encodes:
- the LOC134536186 gene encoding transmembrane GTPase Marf, producing MAAYVSRTFSLASGDSPAARSPAPAMSLVDSRSLPDASPLQVFVKAKKKINDIFVEIEDYVQDAVGYMRGMQHDRSIVSPEDTTRVESYTLKVRGIRDVLTRDHMKVAFFGRTSNGKSTVINAMLREKILPSGIGHTTNCFLQVEGSDNGEAYLCTEGSSERQNVKSVGQLAHALCKEKLGESQLVHIFWPKDKCLLLRDDVVFVDSPGIDVSPNLDDWIDRHCLDADVFVLVANAESTLMLAEKNFFHKVSMRLSKPNIFILNNRWDASATEPEFLDQVRQQHTERAADFLVKELKVCNQREAAERIFFVSAKEALQARLQEQRGLPPHTGALADGFPNRYFEFEDFERKFEECISKSAVRTKFQQHSQRGKLIATEIREVMDATYERAQQLKNDKAVGKKEIYDKLNFTEQQLLMLTQEMKDKIHRMVEDVEQRVSKALSEEIRRLSVLVDEFSVPFHPEPLVLNVYKKELHGHVEQGLGSNLRARLSTALALNIENSQREMTERMTALLPADKKHVSLTVLPRREPFEILYRLNCENLCADFHEDLEFRFSLGLTSLIARFAGRGAHKLAVRNYASMVSRDLLSPSDTGDTSLAVHPAAHFSDSLSTWSTVALASVGSQGTVGGLLIAGFMLKTVGWRLIAVTGAVYGCLYLYERLTWTNKAKERSFKRQYVSHATKKLRLIVDLTSANCSHQVQQELSSTFARLCHLVDEATNDMHADITTLDKELRQLEEAAGSAKVLRNKANYVTRELEIFEEAYLRS from the exons ATGGCTGCGTACGTGAGCCGCACGTTCTCGCTGGCGTCCGGGGACTCCCCCGCGGCACGTAGCCCCGCCCCTGCCATGTCGCTGGTCGACTCCCGCTCACTGCCCGATGCCTCTCCGCTGCAGGTGTTCGTCAAAGCCAAGAAGAAGATCAACGACATCTTTGTGGAGATCGAGGACTACGTGCAAGATGCTGTCGGTTACATGCGCG GCATGCAGCACGACCGCAGCATCGTCTCGCCGGAGGACACGACGCGGGTCGAATCCTACACCCTGAAGGTGCGCGGCATAAGGGACGTGCTCACACGTGATCACATGAAGGTGGCCTTCTTTGGCAG AACGAGCAACGGCAAGAGCACGGTGATCAACGCAATGCTGCGGGAGAAGATCCTCCCGAGCGGGATCGGCCACACGACCAACTGCTTCCTGCAGGTCGAGGGCTCGGACAACGGCGAGGCCTACCTCTGCACGGAAGGCTCGTCAGAGCGACAGAACGTGAAG TCGGTGGGGCAGCTGGCTCACGCGCTCTGCAAGGAGAAGCTGGGGGAGAGCCAGCTGGTGCACATCTTCTGGCCGAAGGACAAGTGCCTTCTGCTGCGTGACGACGTCGTCTTCGTCGACTCTCCCGGCATCGACGTGTCGCCCAACCTGGACGATTGGATCGACCGCCACTGCCTCGATGCGGACGTTTTCGTGCTGGTCGCCAACGCAGAGTCCACGCTCATGCTCGCG GAGAAGAACTTTTTCCACAAGGTGTCGATGCGGCTCTCCAAGCCCAACATCTTCATCCTGAACAACCGCTGGGACGCGTCGGCCACGGAGCCCGAGTTCCTGGACCAG GTGCGACAGCAGCACACGGAGCGCGCGGCAGACTTCCTGGTGAAGGAGCTGAAGGTGTGCAACCAGAGGGAGGCGGCGGAGCGCATCTTCTTCGTGTCGGCCAAGGAGGCGCTGCAGGCACGCCTGCAGGAGCAGAGGGGCCTGCCCCCGCACA CCGGGGCGCTGGCGGACGGCTTCCCCAACCGCTACTTCGAGTTCGAGGACTTTGAGCGCAAGTTCGAGGAGTGCATCTCCAAGTCGGCGGTGCGGACCAAGTTCCAGCAGCACTCGCAGCGCGGCAAGCTGATAGCCACGGAGATCCGCGAGGTGATGGACGCCACGTACGAGCGCGCACAGCAGCTGAAGAACGACAAGGCGGTGGGCAAGAAGGAGATCTACGACAAGCTCAACTTCACGGAGCAGCAGCTGCTCATGCTGACGCAGGAGATGAAGGACAAGATCCACCGCATGGTGGAGGACGTGGAGCAGCGG GTGTCGAAGGCACTGAGCGAGGAGATCCGGCGGCTGTCCGTGCTGGTGGACGAGTTCAGCGTGCCGTTCCACCCCGAGCCGCTGGTGCTGAACGTGTACAAGAAGGAGCTGCACGGCCACGTGGAGCAAGGCCTGGGCAGCAACCTGCGCGCGCGCCTCTCCACCGCGCTCGCCCTCAACATAGAGAACAGCCAGCGCGAGATGACGG AGCGCATGACCGCGCTGCTGCCGGCCGACAAGAAGCACGTGTCCCTCACCGTGCTGCCACGGCGCGAGCCCTTCGAGATCCTGTACCGCCTCAACTGCGAGAACCTGTGCGCCGACTTCCACGAGGACCTGGAGTTCCGCTTCTCGCTGGGCCTGACGTCGCTCATCGCGCGCTTCGCGGGGCGCGGCGCGCACAAGCTGGCCGTGCGCAACTACGCCTCCATG GTGTCGCGCGACCTGCTGTCGCCCTCGGACACGGGCGACACGTCGCTGGCCGTGCACCCGGCCGCGCACTTCTCGGACAGCCTCTCCACCTGGTCCACCGTCGCGCTCGCCTCCGTCGGCTCGCAAGGCACCGTGGGCGGGCTGCTCATCGCCGGCTTT ATGCTGAAGACGGTGGGCTGGCGCCTGATCGCGGTGACGGGCGCGGTGTACGGCTGCCTGTACCTGTATGAGCGCCTCACCTGGACCAACAAGGCGAAGGAGCGCAGCTTCAAGCGGCAGTACGTGAGCCACGCCACCAAGAAGCTGCGGCTCATCGTGGACCTGACCTCTGCCAACTGCAGCCACCAGGTCCAGCA GGAGCTGTCCAGCACGTTCGCGCGGCTGTGCCACCTGGTGGACGAGGCCACCAACGACATGCACGCGGACATAACCACCCTGGACAAGGAGCTGCGCCAGCTGGAGGAGGCGGCCGGCTCCGCCAAGGTGCTGCGCAACAAGGCCAACTACGTCACCAGGGAGCTGGAGATCTTCGAGGAGGCCTACCTGCGCAGCTAG